A stretch of the Neodiprion lecontei isolate iyNeoLeco1 chromosome 4, iyNeoLeco1.1, whole genome shotgun sequence genome encodes the following:
- the LOC107220344 gene encoding pancreatic triacylglycerol lipase isoform X2, whose translation MRRIVAGQKRVDEDSMGSTLVLALAIFLAPAICHAGILDPWQWARSDRIEVNIPWLLFENETRCYEDLGCLNITRSWYHLLHRPFNVFPLPREVINTRFILYTKANPTEGQVLIASKDKSIKRSNFDPKRETKFIIHGFIDTPLSNWVKEMRNELLKHSDYNVIIVDWAGGSLPLYTQATANTRLVGLEIAHLVTHLQTNYGLDLENVHLIGHSLGAHTAGYAGEKLAGQISRITGLDPAEPYFQGMPNHLRLDPSDAKLVDVIHTDGKNIFFLGIPGYGMSQPCGHLDFYPNNGKEQPGCTDLSETTPSLPLTLIREGLEEASRVLVACNHVRAIKLFTESINSKCQYVAHECGSFSSFMRGECFSCKSNSSLSCAVMGYHADKSPALLKHQSQDQDDTTPLLGSRFFFTTGKEEPYCRKHYRITIDLARPSTAESWVQGFMKATLHADNGVIRNLDLTPSGYMKLEHGTTARMVVSHTGGASGDIGKIRRVELSWEYDMDVLQPRSLCFFWCNDRLYVNSVAVDIMELPGRGKREADFSSKLCSAGRQEFAEIASRSSASFVDNCS comes from the exons ATGCGAAGGATCGTTGCTGGtcagaagcgagttgacgagGATTCAATGGGGTCGACGTTGGTCTTGGCATTAGCAATCTTTCTGGCTCCCGCAATTTGCCATGCCGGAATCCTGGACCCGTGGCAATGGGCGCGCAGTGATCGCATTGAGGTCAACATCCCTTGGCTACTTT TCGAAAACGAAACACGGTGTTACGAGGATCTTGGCTGTCTCAACATCACCAGGAGCTGGTACCACCTGCTTCACAGACCATTCAACGTTTTCCCACTTCCCAGGGAAGTCATCAACACCAGATTCATTCTTTATACCAAAGCGAACCCGACGGAG GGCCAAGTCCTGATTGCAAGTAAAGACAAATCCATcaaacgttcaaactttgacCCAAAGCGTGAGACTAAGTTCATTATACACGGTTTCATAGACACGCCGCTCAGCAATTGGGTGAAG GAGATGCGCAACGAGCTTCTTAAGCATTCCGACTACAACGTGATAATAGTGGACTGGGCGGGTGGCAGCCTTCCGCTCTACACTCAAGCAACAGCCAACACTCGACTAGTTGGCCTTGAAATAGCACATCTCGTCACTCATCTCCAG ACAAACTACGGACTCGATTTGGAGAACGTTCACCTCATCGGACACAGCCTCGGAGCCCACACCGCGGGTTACGCGGGCGAAAAATTAGCAGGACAAATCAGCCGCATAACCGGACTGGATCCAGCCGAGCCCTACTTTCAAGGAATGCCAAATCACTTGCGGCTCGATCCCTCGGACGCTAAGCTGGTCGACGTCATCCACACAGACGGAAAGAACATATTCTTCCTAG GTATTCCGGGGTACGGAATGAGCCAGCCCTGCGGGCACCTCGACTTTTATCCCAACAACGGAAAGGAGCAGCCAGGCTGCACTGACCTCAGCGAAACTACGCCATCCTTGCCTCTTACTCTAATCCGCGAAGGTCTCGAAGAGGCCTCCAGGGTCCTGGTAGCGTGCAACCACGTACGTGCAATAAAACTCTTCACTGAAAGCATCAACTCCAAGTGTCAATACGTTGCTCACGAATGCGGAAGCTTCTCGAGCTTCATGCGAGGCGAGTGCTTTTCTTGCAAAAGTAACAGTAGCCTCAGCTGCGCTGTGATGGGATATCATGCTGACAAGAGTCCGGCGCTTCTTAAACACCAGAGTCAAGATCAGGACGACACCACGCCGCTTCTCGGTTCAAGATTCTTCTTCACTACCGGCAAGGAAGAACCTTACTGCA GAAAACATTACAGAATTACCATCGACCTCGCGAGACCTTCGACAGCTGAAAGCTGGGTCCAGGGCTTCATGAAAGCGACCCTCCACGCCGATAACGGTGTAATCCGCAACTTGGACCTCACCCCAAG CGGATACATGAAGCTTGAACATGGAACAACGGCGAGAATGGTGGTCTCGCACACCGGGGGTGCGAGTGGAGATATCGGAAAAATAAGACGGGTTGAGCTTTCGTGGGAATACGACATGGACGTGCTGCAGCCGCGATCCTTGTGCTTTTTCTGGTGCAACGATCGCCTCTATGTCAACAGCGTAGCTGTTGATATTATGGAACTTCCTGGCAGAGG GAAAAGAGAAGCGGACTTTTCAAGCAAACTTTGCTCAGCTGGCAGACAAGAGTTCGCTGAAATAGCAAGCAGATCGAGTGCTTCCTTCGTCGACAATTGTTCGTAG
- the LOC107220344 gene encoding pancreatic triacylglycerol lipase isoform X1: MRRIVAGQKRVDEDSMGSTLVLALAIFLAPAICHAGILDPWQWARSDRIEVNIPWLLFENETRCYEDLGCLNITRSWYHLLHRPFNVFPLPREVINTRFILYTKANPTEGQVLIASKDKSIKRSNFDPKRETKFIIHGFIDTPLSNWVKEMRNELLKHSDYNVIIVDWAGGSLPLYTQATANTRLVGLEIAHLVTHLQTNYGLDLENVHLIGHSLGAHTAGYAGEKLAGQISRITGLDPAEPYFQGMPNHLRLDPSDAKLVDVIHTDGKNIFFLALLPQGIPGYGMSQPCGHLDFYPNNGKEQPGCTDLSETTPSLPLTLIREGLEEASRVLVACNHVRAIKLFTESINSKCQYVAHECGSFSSFMRGECFSCKSNSSLSCAVMGYHADKSPALLKHQSQDQDDTTPLLGSRFFFTTGKEEPYCRKHYRITIDLARPSTAESWVQGFMKATLHADNGVIRNLDLTPSGYMKLEHGTTARMVVSHTGGASGDIGKIRRVELSWEYDMDVLQPRSLCFFWCNDRLYVNSVAVDIMELPGRGKREADFSSKLCSAGRQEFAEIASRSSASFVDNCS; encoded by the exons ATGCGAAGGATCGTTGCTGGtcagaagcgagttgacgagGATTCAATGGGGTCGACGTTGGTCTTGGCATTAGCAATCTTTCTGGCTCCCGCAATTTGCCATGCCGGAATCCTGGACCCGTGGCAATGGGCGCGCAGTGATCGCATTGAGGTCAACATCCCTTGGCTACTTT TCGAAAACGAAACACGGTGTTACGAGGATCTTGGCTGTCTCAACATCACCAGGAGCTGGTACCACCTGCTTCACAGACCATTCAACGTTTTCCCACTTCCCAGGGAAGTCATCAACACCAGATTCATTCTTTATACCAAAGCGAACCCGACGGAG GGCCAAGTCCTGATTGCAAGTAAAGACAAATCCATcaaacgttcaaactttgacCCAAAGCGTGAGACTAAGTTCATTATACACGGTTTCATAGACACGCCGCTCAGCAATTGGGTGAAG GAGATGCGCAACGAGCTTCTTAAGCATTCCGACTACAACGTGATAATAGTGGACTGGGCGGGTGGCAGCCTTCCGCTCTACACTCAAGCAACAGCCAACACTCGACTAGTTGGCCTTGAAATAGCACATCTCGTCACTCATCTCCAG ACAAACTACGGACTCGATTTGGAGAACGTTCACCTCATCGGACACAGCCTCGGAGCCCACACCGCGGGTTACGCGGGCGAAAAATTAGCAGGACAAATCAGCCGCATAACCGGACTGGATCCAGCCGAGCCCTACTTTCAAGGAATGCCAAATCACTTGCGGCTCGATCCCTCGGACGCTAAGCTGGTCGACGTCATCCACACAGACGGAAAGAACATATTCTTCCTAG CTCTTCTTCCCCAAGGTATTCCGGGGTACGGAATGAGCCAGCCCTGCGGGCACCTCGACTTTTATCCCAACAACGGAAAGGAGCAGCCAGGCTGCACTGACCTCAGCGAAACTACGCCATCCTTGCCTCTTACTCTAATCCGCGAAGGTCTCGAAGAGGCCTCCAGGGTCCTGGTAGCGTGCAACCACGTACGTGCAATAAAACTCTTCACTGAAAGCATCAACTCCAAGTGTCAATACGTTGCTCACGAATGCGGAAGCTTCTCGAGCTTCATGCGAGGCGAGTGCTTTTCTTGCAAAAGTAACAGTAGCCTCAGCTGCGCTGTGATGGGATATCATGCTGACAAGAGTCCGGCGCTTCTTAAACACCAGAGTCAAGATCAGGACGACACCACGCCGCTTCTCGGTTCAAGATTCTTCTTCACTACCGGCAAGGAAGAACCTTACTGCA GAAAACATTACAGAATTACCATCGACCTCGCGAGACCTTCGACAGCTGAAAGCTGGGTCCAGGGCTTCATGAAAGCGACCCTCCACGCCGATAACGGTGTAATCCGCAACTTGGACCTCACCCCAAG CGGATACATGAAGCTTGAACATGGAACAACGGCGAGAATGGTGGTCTCGCACACCGGGGGTGCGAGTGGAGATATCGGAAAAATAAGACGGGTTGAGCTTTCGTGGGAATACGACATGGACGTGCTGCAGCCGCGATCCTTGTGCTTTTTCTGGTGCAACGATCGCCTCTATGTCAACAGCGTAGCTGTTGATATTATGGAACTTCCTGGCAGAGG GAAAAGAGAAGCGGACTTTTCAAGCAAACTTTGCTCAGCTGGCAGACAAGAGTTCGCTGAAATAGCAAGCAGATCGAGTGCTTCCTTCGTCGACAATTGTTCGTAG